The Quercus robur chromosome 3, dhQueRobu3.1, whole genome shotgun sequence DNA segment aaattatagttagtAACTTGATGTCTTGTgaacttatttacaaacttacaTAATCCATTCTCAAATCTATATTAGTATGCGTTTggctctaaattaaaaaaaccagcttattttactattaatcttatttttgctattatttatgaactccattgcactttttggtactattcgtAAGTTCCACTGtattattttagctaacttttacctttatttatagtactttcagtaaaaagttttcaatttcagcaaaataaacggatcccAAACAATCTTTTTGTATAGTTTTATACATGTATACATACAAATTTAGACTTTCGTTTTTAAGTAGGATTAAAATAGAGTAGATGAAATGTAAGTTGAGTAAAAGTATAAACAGAGACTAAGGGGTAATAAAACTCAATGGCTAAGAGATGCTAAAGAGTGAGAGCTTTCAATATCTTTGATTGATAATTCATAAATATGGACAGTTTGTattgaatgataaaataagAGCAAAATGACAAAGTGGAGAAGCACATTGAGAGCAATGTTGTGATATTAATTTATCAAACACATTGAGAGCAATGTTGTGATATTAATTTATCAAACACTCTAAATAAGAATATTAAGTGCTGTctaaaaattacttttatttgttgttataaatttatttataatttcaagtatatttataTTGATCAAATGagttttatccaaaaaaaaaaaaaaattgttacaagtATGGTAGGGAACGAATTGACACAATAAAGTTTTGTGGGGGCAAGACAGAATGGGGTAAGGAAGTTTGCCCCATCATGGAAAGTGGAGGGTGAAGACCTCATCCCATTACCCATATCTATTAAgtttgtatgtgtgtatgtctatatatatatatatatatatatatatatatatataagattacTATACAACTAGCTATACTTTGTGGTACTGAATGTTAgattattaagaaaaatgtaaatacTATGTTAACATACAAGGTAAATATAAGGATTAAGatgttaattaaaaattaattttatctcAAACACAATGCAAGCTTGAGCTCATTATCAAGTTAGATTATATGTTCCAgtttattctttattctttattattattatttttttaatcaaacaaGTTCGAGTTTATGCACAAATAACTTGAGTTTattaaatagaataattttcatttataaatttctaaaataaaaaggatacattattgttaaaaattatgaataaattttATTCGAAAATGGattatttaaattatgaataattttcttttagtgattgatattttttaaatttatttaaaaacttacataattcaatatcaattttatttaagtatatttttgtacatgtatatttataaacaaataatatcATATGTATTTCAATCGAGTTTCATACTCATGAAAACATTCATGAGAACATTACTATGTTTGAattatgtttgtttaataattgaaCCTAAAGTTAAGCTTGATCTACTTATTTGCTACAACgaacataaacaaaatttttcttaatttgatcCTAAGTGGTTTATAAACAACTTGATTCATTTACCACCCTAAATGTAGACGTGAGATTCATTAGCCAATGacttctatatatatactatCAAGAGTCTCATAGTTCAACTGATTGAGAACTTCtaatattttcaatgaaaacatttaaaattcaaatccctCATTTTCCATTCTActgttgaattaaaaaaaaaaaaaaatcccaggtCAACCCTGAGATTTAAAGATATAAATTGTTTATGCAAGATGTTGCATACTTGCTTATAAAAAAGGAATGAAAGTCAATTCGCAAATTACAATGCATAAGATTTCTCTCCAAGTACCTCGTAACTCAGTGACAATACCTAATTATCTCTATTGGAAAAATTAGGTTCAAATATCCTCCCTCCACTTATTgtaaggaaaaaacaaaaaatgaactgtaacatttttaaatttccATCTGCCTAACTAAAATTATcgttaacaataaatttttacaaCAGTTCCTACACTCATAGTGTTAGCAATGGTTCCACTGATGGAACACATTATCTTCCAAAAATTGTTTCCAAGCCTTTAAGGGGCCAACTTCTCTATAATTTGCAGAAAACTCCTTTTGTCTAAGATTCACAAATAAGCCGCTGGCAGCAAAACCCATTAGCTCAGTTGGGTCCATATAACCACGCATCCTCGACACAAGTCCATTCCCACAGGATAAACCAACTTTGAAACACCGATCACTTGAAGCAGGCTCTTGAGTATGGGTAACATTTAGCTTTGGTTGCATCTTTGTCTCTTGTCTCAGGGAAGAAGCAAGTCCTTGATGACAAGTAGCATCATCTATCCTTGATAGGTTGTGTGAttcttgcctcaacaaagaatcATCTTCAGAAGATAAATAGCCTCCCATCCCAAATGAATCCCAGTCAACTTGCTGCAAAAACTCAGTTGTTCGATCTGTAATTTGTACTGGTTGTTTTTGTAATTGCATAGCTTGTTCAAGTGCTAATTCAGCAAGTTGAGCTTTCATCTCATGTAATCGATGACCAATTCTTGAAGCTACAGCATCATATAATTTtcctcttgatacatgtgcttCTTTTTCCACGTTGAGTAAATCATCAAAATGGATAGGGTCCCCAATCAGTACTGTTACCTACATATATGACGCATATGGATAATAAGTTAGCAGTGACAGTGGCTGcaaattcattattattttcatagcCATTAAGATTACCATCATAATTACACTAGAAAATGGGGGAAATAGTGAAGTCCAAATTCAAGCTTGGCAACGATGGTCTGAAACTACTATGTATTGATAACAATTGGCGTGCCTGTTGCTTAGAATCTTCCACTAACAAGACATTACCAGTAAGACGACTTACCGTCTTCCTAATCCTTGGGACGCTAGCTCCTATTGGCATGATCTCCTGCATACCAGTATGTACAAATGGAAGAACCATGGGAATATTGTCTGCATCCAGGACTAACCTGTTTGGGTATGAGTGCACAATAGTAAATATTCATGCTTCAAAGAAGAGGAAATAGCAAATAAAACTTTGCAACTGGCAGCAGCTGCTATCCAAGTGCCAAAACTTAACAGAACAAAAGACATCTCTCTGTGTCTCCATCTctcaagaaattaaataaagaaaaaaaaaaattctccaacAGACCCTTACCTTCCAACACCCCTCTTGGAAGGCCCCATGGTTTTTCCACCATCCCGAGAACGACCACCTTCTGGGAAGATGTGAACCCACCCACCACGATTTAGTTTTGCAATAGCCATATCCATGCCCTGAGTAGTTATGAAGCAAGATGAGAACACAAAAATAGTTATCACATAGCTTAACAttatgaggggaaaaaaaatattagagtgAGTATTGAAATGTCAAATTAACATAAACGATATAGTCATTTATATATCTCATGAGACTGGTGGATACTCTCTCCCCTGCAAATCACATCCTTCTTCAGTATTTCAAgcagaaattattttaaaaataattccacATTTAAAATCAGAAACAAGTCAACATGTGGGGCATATAAGGTGTAAAGGTTCCAAGCTGTGTGAAAAAGCAGCTAAGCCCTCAAACTGTCAAACACCATAttcaaaaactaagaaaaaaaaaatgtagaagtGCATGTGCGCATGCAAAGATGGGAAGAGATGAACTCTCATCTAAGACTGGCTAGTATCCTATGAGTTATAACCTTGCTACAAAGTTGTGGTCTATGGCGTTCGCATTGTTTGGAGTTTATTGGGTAATGCTGAAGATGGTTGTTGACTTATAGTTTGTTGGCAAGAAATGTTTGCTCGTCACCAGAATGAAGTTATTTGGATGGCTGCTCCCCCATTGtttaatgtggtgtctttggaggaaGAGAAATGACCAATGCTTTGAGGATTCTGAATGGTATTTGCCGGATCTAAAATTATTCATCTTTAAAACCATGTTAGATTGGATGTCTGTTGCAAATGGCATTGAATTACCCAACAACTGGTTTATGGAGGATGGGGtcagtctataggttttattgcTCAAAGGCGAGTTCCAAAGAGCTCGTCTTTAGAAAGGTTCCTacgttataaaaataaaattaaaaaaaaagaagaaattggaTGTCTGTTGTGGAAAATTATTATCCATGTTAGATTTGTGATTTGATAAGTCATTATAATTTGCGAGCTTGATTGTATTGTTCCCAGTTGCATACATCCTATATACTTGGTTGActctcatttttccattataaaaaataaaaaataaaaatcattatttatcccaaaaaagaagaatttatAACCTTGTTGTCTATCATATCAATGCAAGTGTAGGAAAGAAGcaagaaaaaatattgtaaacagaACCCTCTTGACAAAATCCCTTGCCACAAATAAATCTATACAAGTCACCCACCAAGTATTTCTAACAGCATCAAACAAAAGTGCAATATCTTGACTAACCGAAGACATGCTTAGAGGAATACCTTCTGATAAAGACCCTCACCCCGGGCAAGTGGCAAGACTTTGACAGATCGAAAGAATGTAGAAAAAATGGGATTGCTAAAACATCGGTCAGACGCACAAAGTGTCCATCTCAAGTTCTGCGCATCCAGAAGAACATGCGGTGGAAGCAGTGAAGCAATAACAAGCGGATCATCCAGCGAAGCAACATGATTGCTGACCtgaaaaacataaaattccCTTTCAAACCATACAATATTATTCAATGATTAAATCAAGATGGAAATTGGACATTGGCATTATACATAGTTGCAAAATTAGGCCAAGctaaattgtgtaaaaatacattttaaattaaatccaTATCAGTTGAATTGTTCATACCGAAACAAGAGGCTTGTCCTTGGGTCTATGCAGCACCGCATCATGCAATTTTTCCAAACCATAAACCTGCGACAAACACCACACAATAACCCAAATCAAATATTGCATGCATCAACATTCCAACCGAAGAATTGAATAACTGGGTAGAGAGGTATAACAAAAAATCGAATGCCATGCAAATTCACTGACCTGAACATGATTTAAGCCGTTCATAAACACATGACAAACGTTTCCCAAAACAGGCAGAGCCACGGCTTGAACCATGCGAAGAACAACAGACTCTTCTTCAGCATTGAAGTCTTTACTCACTGTGgcaaattggatttcataattCAGAATTTAAACATacttatttttaaacaatatttcttatattttacgTAAATTTATGATCGATCACTAATTAGTCAACTGCACAAATTAACACCATATTTATTAATAGAGAATTCAATTTGTGAACTTTATTGCCTTATCATCAAAAGGTGAATTGTCAAGATATATATGATAATTCAATTGCTACAACAACTGGGGAGAGGAGATTCGAAATTCATAAAGAAGACCAAACAATGCCAACACTGAGCTACAATGCTCTCAGCCATGAATTTTCAATATCTATGACTAATCTATCTATCCATCTATCCATATAGGTATATAGAGCTGCCAACAAGTCAGTCAAACGAGAATCGACTCCTTACAAAAACTATGCTGAAACCCGAGTCATTATTGATAAATAAGTAAGatttgataattcaattgtCACAACAACTGGGAAGGGGAGATTCGAACTTCATAAAGAAGACCAAGCAATGCCACCACTGAGCTACATCGCTCTCGGCCATGAATCTATCCATCTATCCATATGGGTATATAGAGCTGCCTATAATTCAGTCAAATGAGAATCGACTCATTACAAAAACTATGCCAAAACCCGAATCATATTgataaataagtaaaatttGAGAATTCAATTGTTAGATTCGAACTTCAAAAAGAAGACCAAGCAATGCCACCACTGAGCTACAAAGCTCTCGGCCATGAACTGTCAATATCTTATGACTAATCTATCTATCTATCCATATGGGTATATAGAGCTGCCAATAATTCAGTCAAACGAGAATCGTCTCCTTACAAAAACTACGCCAAAACCTGAATCATATTgataaataagtaaaatttGAGAATTCAAATGTTTGATTCAATCTTCATAAAGAAGACCAAGCAATGCCACCACCTAGCTACAACGCTCTTGGCCATGAATTGTCAATATCCATAACTAATCTAACTATCCATCTACCTAACTTACATAGAGCCGCCAACAAGTCGCTCAAACGAGCATCGAATCCTTACAAAAATCTACaccaaaaccataacaacaatgCCTTAATCTCAAAGCTTTGAGCTACACCAATCAATGTCGTTCACCATTACCATCACACATATTCTTTTCAAATTCCCAGAATCAGAAAAAAATACCTCTTTTGCGATagaaagtagaagaagaaggcaGGGACTCCCTGCGGAAATCTCTGAACCGTCGGAGCCACCGGTCGACGGTCGAAGAGAAGCAACCGTCGTCTCCGTCTCCGTCTCCGTCGCCGGCGAAAAGCAGTTCCCGGAGGCGGCGGCGGCGGTCGACGGCGACTCTGAAACGGTCCCTGAGGCGGATCTGCAAAGCAATTGCCTTGCTCTTCCATAAATCACCTCTCTCTAACCTCTGCACCGCCATTGCTGCTGCTCTTTGTCCACAAAGAAAGCGAGGGATTTCAAAGAACCAtaggagagaagagagagaagagaaagatgagaggagaggagaggaaggaaaaCCAAATTGTGCTTTGTGCTTTGAATAGAAGAAGGAAGGAAAGGAGAGGAAAGGGTTTTTGAGAGACAGTGtgtgggtgggtttggggttaTGCTGTGAGCACCAATAAGAATCCTATTCCAACAATAGTGTGGTTTCACTAGTTTTATATTTGGCGCTTGTTGGGCACGAATAGTCCAATAATagttttgtctctttttttttcctttttttttttttaataatatattggATAAGTCtagggagattttttttttgtattttttatttgaagggATAAAATATAGTTAATGAGGTATGGATTAATGCCAGCAAAGTttaaaacatttcaaaattcaCCAACTTATTAATCTCTAATTtgttactcatttttttttttttgctttttgtcatggtgattagggtttaaaTTAGTCAATTTTAAAATGTCTTAAACTTGGCTAACatttaaaacttaatttgtctttttttttttttttaatatcgaTAATGATAAATATAGGAgatttttactatatatatttttttgggagttAAAATATAGTTAACGATATTTGGACTAATGTCAATTTGGttcatgaaatttttaaaattgaccaACTTAGTATCTAATctgttactctttttttttttttgcttttgtcaCTGTGATTAGTGTTCAAATTAGTTAGTTTTGAAATGTCTTGAACTTGGCTAGTTTAACCAAAACCTCAAAGGTATTgactatattatatatatatatatatatagatgtattaagaaacattagaaacacaaaaaattataagaatgtTACATACACAACAAGTTATATAATATGTTGACGTGGcaaatagtaattaattaaattgttgtaaaatttaCTAAGCCTTTAACCTtattgcaacaacaaaaaattgttattttttatcataatttgCTGATGTAGCAAATTTGATTGGAATAATATGATTTTCAAGTAATTCGATCAATAAAACTAAATACTCCCATTATTACTTgtgaaaaagatataaaaaaaaaattgtataattttgcTATCCTTTTCAGTTTCAATAGAAAAGAAGTATCATTTTGTGCATAAATATCAATGTAGGGCCCATGTTGTAGGGAATGGTGCAGGGAAGTGGATAAGGATAAGAGAGCGGCCAAACATTATGAAAAGACACCTGAACCGAAGTAGGATGATACACtaacataattaataaatagatctattaaaaaactatattttttatttttcttagataatatatttttctctctcttaataattttcattttttacttttttttttttttttttgaaaatggcGATGGCTTTTATTCATTTAACTGAGAATAGTCATGGTACAATGCATTAAGAGCTAGTGGAGGGGCACCCTCCATCCAAAACATATCTTCCTCTACATGTTTAGCATACCGAGCCATAACGTGCGCCACTGAGTTTGCATCTCTGTTAACACGAATCTTAACCATCCAAGTCCATGCGCCAGCCATTGAATATGTTGGATAATATGGCCAAGACGTGACTGGGCTGCCGTAGAAGACGTGATAGCTTGTATGACCGCAGCGTTGTCTCCTTCCACAATCAACTCTGTGAAACCCGCATCGATGTCAAACTCCATAGCCTTTCTGCATGCTAGAATCTCAGCCTCTTCATTGTCATTAATGGGAGGACCTCTTGCGGACATTGAAGCCATCACCTCTCCCTTTTCGTTGCGAATGATCGCCCCAGCTCCTGAGCAGTTCAAGTCCGCAAAAATCGCGCCGTCGAAGTTAAGCTTTAGAGCTGGATATAGAGGAGGTTGCCAGGCTCTCTCAGTTGCACCAGATGGACCCGTTGGAGCTTGAAGATGTTCTTGTGATTGATGGAACTCATCCAAGAACTCCCTAGCCCTTTTATTTAACCACCTTGGATCCTTCACTTTCCCCCCATGCGCCACCTCATTCCTCTGGTTCCAAATCATCCAAGATTGAACTAGGAATAACTCAAACTCTGCTGAGGACAGTCTATTCGTCATCTCATGGAATAATTCAAGTATATCCAGCTGGCCTTGACCACTTTTTTGTAGTTTTACCACACACCCCGCCCATACATCCTTTGCAACTGCACATTCCCATATGGCATGGACCCCTGTTTCAGGCACCCCAGAGCAGAGCATACAACCATCTTCCTCTATAATTTTCCTTCGCACCAAATTTTCCCGTGTAGGCAATATATCTTGGCAAGCTCTCCAGCTAAACAATTTGATCTTATTAGGCACATTAGTTTTCCACAGTGTTGTCCAAATTTTGCCACCAACTGGTCCTGTGGAAGTCTCTGCTACATGTTCATTTTTCTGGATTTGTCTCGCCACGTGATAACCGGATTTAACCGAGTACACTCCCTGTTTGTTGTGTTGCCATACTACTGCATCCAAAGTGTGTCTGTGACTCAGCGGTATTCTTAGAATAGCATCAGCATCCTCCTTGTGAAACTTTTCAGTGATTAGCTCTCTTCTCCACCATTTCAGGTCCGGGTCTATAAGCTTTGAGACACGCCATTCCCACTCCTCCTCGCCTGGTGGGTGAATCACCCTATTTGTCGGGTGATTTGGGATCCACCTATCTGATAGGACTCTGATATTTGAGCCATCCCCAACTCTCCAGTAGCACCGTTTTAACAGGATTGGTTTGGCTGCCATAATGCTCTTCCACACATAGGAAGAGGCTGGTGACTCAGAGGCGTCCAAGAAGTGACTCCGTGGAAAGTATTTGGCTTTGAAACACCTTGCCATTAACGATTCTTGCTCCTGTATTAACCTCCACCGTTGTTTTGCCAACATGGCAAGGTTGAAAGTCCTAAGGTCTCGAAAACCCATCCCTCCCATCCGTTTGGCTTCTGTTAATTTACTCCAACTCTTCCAATGTATTTTTCTCTCATCCCCCACCTGCCCCCACCAGAATTTTGCACACATTGAGTCCAATTCATCACACAGCTTCTTGGGTAATTGAAACACCCCCATGGAATACGTAGGAATAGATTGAGCAACGGCCTTAATCAACACCTCCTTTCCCGCCCTAGATAACATCTTTCCCTTCCAACCTTGAAGCTTTTTCCATACCCTTTCTTTGAGGTTTGAAAAGGAGAGGTATTTTGTCTGGCCTATTAACGTAGGCAGGCCCAAATACGTGTCGAACTTCATTACCTCTTTAACCCCCAATGATTCTTTGATCCAATGTTTTTGCTCCATTGGTGTATTGCCACTAAAGAACACGGAAGATTTCTCCATGTTAATACATTGTCCTGAGGCCCCAGCATACACCTGCAAAATCTCCACAATCTCTTGAACCTCACGTTGGTTGGCTTGACAAAATATCATTGAATCATCTGCAAACAATAAATTAGTAATTCTTGGAGCTCGCCTACATATAGACACTCCTTGTATTCTCCTTTCATTTTCAACTCTTTGTAATAGTGAAGTGAAGCCCTCTGTACATAACAGGAACAAATAAAGTGAGAGAGGATCTCTTTGACGGAGTCCTCTAGATGGGGTAATATGGCCATATGGCTTCCCATTAATCAGAATAGAGAAAGTAGGTGTAGTAACACAACACATCACTCTATCCACCCAAGCCTCAGGAAAGCCCATTTTAACCATAATACCTCGAAGGAATTTCCATTCAACCCGATCATAAGCCTTACTAATATCTAATTTAAGTGCAAGGGAgcccttctttccttttttacgGCCATTCATCGTGTGTAGTGTCTCATATGCCACCAAAAAATTATCAGTAATAAGGCGACCAGGAACAAAAGCACTTTGGGTTGGGGAGATTATGTGGGGGAGGATTTGTTTCAATCTATTAGCTAGTACCTTGGAGATTATTTTATAGATGACGTTACATAGACTAATAGGGCGGAAGTCAGATATTTTTTCAGGGGCTTTAATCTTGGGAATTAGGACAATATGAGTGTGATTTATTTCAGGTACCATATGaccaaaatttagaaaatctaaCACTGCATTGACTACTGTATCACCCACAACATGCCAGTACTTTTGATAAAAGAGAGCGTTCATACCGTCGGGTCCAGGTGCTTTTGTTGGAGCCATTTGGAATAATGCTGTTTTGATCTCTTCCGCACTGAAGTCACTGCTCAGCACTTGTTGCATATCAGGAGTAATCTTTGGAGTTACAGTGTCAAGACATTCTTCTATTCTCCCACATGTACTTGCCAGAAACAACTTCTCAAAATAAACTTGAGCCACCCCTGCAATATCCCCCACCTCTTCCACCCACATGTTCTCATCATTTTTTATGCTCTGAATATAATTCCTTCGTCTTCGTTGGGATGCTTTAGAgtggaaaaattttgtattccTGTCTCCATGTTTTAGCCAAGAAAGCCTAGCTCTTTGTGCCTAATAAATCTCTTGCTTCAGGAGTAAAGCATCGAGACTCCTACTAGCCATTAGAAATTCTGATCTGCTATCCTCTGTAAGATCTGCTGAATTCAACTCTTCAAGCTGTTTTTGGAGCTTCTTAATCTCCTTTGAGTCGGGTTGGGCCTTGGAGGAACCCCATGCTTGTAATTCCGCTGCACATGTTGCAATCTTTTGTTTTGCCAAGCCCAGACCCGAGGCATTAGTACTACCCTTCTCCCATGCTGTTTTGATCACTCCCTCACATTCATCAGACAACAACCAAGCTTCCTCAAACTTGAATCCCCTCTGACCCGTCTGTCTAAGCTTCTTGAGGCCTTGGACATGCAAAAGGATGGGAAGGTGGTCTGAGGCATGAGGAGGTAGATGGGTCACTGAGCTATGAGAAAATCTCGCTCTCCAATACATAGTTGCCATAGCCCTATCCAGCCTCAATCTAGTGTTTGCATCTCCTGGCCTTTTATTACTCCACGTATATTTGTATCCTCTAAATCCCAAGTCTTGAAGCTGACAATAGTCCAATGCATCACAAAATGCATCTATTTGGCTGTATTGGGGCTGTCTCTTGCTCAACTTCTCTGTAGAGTTTTGGATGGCATTAAAATCACCTATACAAACCCAAGGGCCGTCCACCACCGATCTGATATGGCGCAAAAGCTCCCAGGATTTAACTTTCTGGCAAGCTTCAGGCCACCCATAGAAGCCTGATAAGAACCACCCAAAGTCGTCATCTTCTATTACCTTGACTAATATATGATTAGTAGTGTAGCTTATCAACTCCATACGCACATCATTCTTCCATATCAAAGCTATACCTCCTCCTGAGTTCGGGTTCTTCACCACAATACGGTTAGGAAAAGGCAAGTCACCACAGTaaaaatcaaaaccctcctTATCTAGTCTTGTCTCCATCAAGAAACACGCCATGGGAGCTTGATCCTTCACTAACTGGCAAAGGCTTTGAACTGtccaagggttcccaagcccttggcagttccaGCTTAGTAGTTTCATTGCGTCTGGCAAGGGTGATCCGCCACCCTCGCCGATATCTCATCTCCACCCTTTCCATGTGATTCTGCTCTACCTCGTTTTCCAGTGTGAGCCTCCAAATCCATATCATAATCATTGCCCACTGTGTCTGTAAGCACCCGTTTCCCTAACACTGAATGTTGCTCTCCACTTTCTTTCTCC contains these protein-coding regions:
- the LOC126716941 gene encoding uncharacterized protein LOC126716941, with the translated sequence MAVQRLERGDLWKSKAIALQIRLRDRFRVAVDRRRRLRELLFAGDGDGDGDDGCFSSTVDRWLRRFRDFRRESLPSSSTFYRKRVSKDFNAEEESVVLRMVQAVALPVLGNVCHVFMNGLNHVQVYGLEKLHDAVLHRPKDKPLVSVSNHVASLDDPLVIASLLPPHVLLDAQNLRWTLCASDRCFSNPIFSTFFRSVKVLPLARGEGLYQKGMDMAIAKLNRGGWVHIFPEGGRSRDGGKTMGPSKRGVGRLVLDADNIPMVLPFVHTGMQEIMPIGASVPRIRKTVTVLIGDPIHFDDLLNVEKEAHVSRGKLYDAVASRIGHRLHEMKAQLAELALEQAMQLQKQPVQITDRTTEFLQQVDWDSFGMGGYLSSEDDSLLRQESHNLSRIDDATCHQGLASSLRQETKMQPKLNVTHTQEPASSDRCFKVGLSCGNGLVSRMRGYMDPTELMGFAASGLFVNLRQKEFSANYREVGPLKAWKQFLEDNVFHQWNHC
- the LOC126719192 gene encoding uncharacterized protein LOC126719192 codes for the protein MWVEEVGDIAGVAQVYFEKLFLASTCGRIEECLDTVTPKITPDMQQVLSSDFSAEEIKTALFQMAPTKAPGPDGMNALFYQKYWHVVGDTVVNAVLDFLNFGHMVPEINHTHIVLIPKIKAPEKISDFRPISLCNVIYKIISKVLANRLKQILPHIISPTQSAFVPGRLITDNFLVAYETLHTMNGRKKGKKGSLALKLDISKAYDRVEWKFLRGIMVKMGFPEAWVDRVMCCVTTPTFSILINGKPYGHITPSRGLRQRDPLSLYLFLLCTEGFTSLLQRVENERRIQGVSICRRAPRITNLLFADDSMIFCQANQREVQEIVEILQVYAGASGQCINMEKSSVFFSGNTPMEQKHWIKESLGVKEVMKFDTYLGLPTLIGQTKYLSFSNLKERVWKKLQGWKGKMLSRAGKEVLIKAVAQSIPTYSMGVFQLPKKLCDELDSMCAKFWWGQVGDERKIHWKSWSKLTEAKRMGGMGFRDLRTFNLAMLAKQRWRLIQEQESLMARCFKAKYFPRSHFLDASESPASSYVWKSIMAAKPILLKRCYWRVGDGSNIRVLSDRWIPNHPTNRVIHPPGEEEWEWRVSKLIDPDLKWWRRELITEKFHKEDADAILRIPLSHRHTLDAVVWQHNKQGVYSVKSGYHVARQIQKNEHVAETSTGPVGGKIWTTLWKTNVPNKIKLFSWRACQDILPTRENLVRRKIIEEDGCMLCSGVPETGVHAIWECAVAKDVWAGCVVKLQKSGQGQLDILELFHEMTNRLSSAEFELFLVQSWMIWNQRNEVAHGGKVKDPRWLNKRAREFLDEFHQSQEHLQAPTGPSGATERAWQPPLYPALKLNFDGAIFADLNCSGAGAIIRNEKGEVMASMSARGPPINDNEEAEILACRKAMEFDIDAGFTELIVEGDNAAVIQAITSSTAAQSRLGHIIQHIQWLAHGLGWLRFVLTEMQTQWRTLWLGMLNM